ATGAATGACTTGTTGGTGTCTTTGGAGGTGGATGTTTCCTCATTTTGTCCAAAACACTCATATTCAACTACTTCTCCACAATGTTTCTTAACCTTTTTCCAAAAGTCTTGTAACACGTTTTTAAGTACTTTTGTAAAGCTTCTCTCTCTTTATGTATACTTTCATTTTAAGATCATTCTTACTTAAAGTAGCTTACTTCTCACCACAGGAGAGACACATACATGGGgcttaactcttgtgttgtcttcccatcaaccatttTTTTGCCAACACTGTTATcgcattttctgacatttttgtcactttttcgatgtggcttttttgacgttttttccaaagttatttgatatttctaatgttgacattttcagtttatttcaaaggcccctttttttgtgatgaaaaaaatgaaaatggctcaaagtggacctgaggacaacatcaggGTTGAACCCTTAGAGCAGGTCAACAAATGGTAGTATTCTTTACAACCACAAGGGGGAGGCATTCATCTATCACTGGTCGATTTTGCCACAAccatttgtattttgttttctctctcaagTCTCTATTTCTTAAGCAAAATAGAAACACTGCTACTAGTTTGTGTTATATTGCATTAACCAAAACGTAATGTATGTGCTATAGATGTGCTCGTTGTAGAGTAAAGCTTTGAGTTTGCACAGAACTATATGTATAAATTCAGTTCTTGTACAAAACGTGGATTGTACTGCTTAAATGCCTGTTTTTNNNNNNNNNNNNNNNNNNNNNNNNNNNNNNNNNNNNNNNNNNNNNNNNNNNNNNNNNNNNNNNNNNNNNNNNNNNNNNNNNNNNNNNNNNNNNNNNNNNNCAGCGGGAATAGACCGCAGCAGGGTCGGGGAGAGGCTGCAGGCTGCTCTGGCCGGGCTGCAGGAGCTGCATCTGctgaaggacagacagagcGACATGGTGAGCTGGGCGCTGCGCATGGACCGAGAGGAGCCGGCCGCTGCTGTCCACGCAGGCCCGGAGACTCCCAGGATGATGGGGGCTGAGGAACAGCGGCTGGAGGCGACCCTGACAACCCTGAAGCAACAGCTGGTAGGAAGCCGTTTCTATCAAAAGCCATAAAACAGAATCATTAAAATACCTTTCTAGAGACATTATGTGCATGCACTATAATATATGTAGCCTAccttttttatagattttatttataacgATGGGACTAACACTctcatttccttgttttaatTGTCGTTGGAATAAAGTCGTCCGTTTGAATATTGTAGTCAGCTGATGCTCATGTGCATTCCGTCTTCAATTATTAGCAGACACACTTCCATGCTCTCAGCTGGGGGTAGGAAGTAGGATAGGTGTCGTAAATCAAGGTTCACCGCAGGACCAAGAGGActttgagttgtgtgtgtgcgcgcacacaccgTGCATGTGCAGACTGCAGGGGGGCAATCTTCAATCATTAACCACTAATGCCAggcaatataaaaagaaatgataaagtgttttttttaaaggtggtTCATTTGCTGTGAATGACAGTCAGTCATGAGAGGCCTCTGAGTGTTAGAGACAGCTGGCTGTGTGGAGTTTTCCATGACGAGATGTTTCCATGTAGGCTGCTATTATAACCGTTTACAAGGATTACGGTGCTATGCTTGACTTTTAGTAGAACTGGGCAAACGCATGGAAAGACACATTGTAAAGTTCTGTGGTAACACATGTTTTAAGTTGTGTTGCACAATGGAGCTACTGCAGACTCTCAACACCcccaatttcttttaaatacaccACAGCTAAATATGTAGACCTAatggcaaaaaaacactttccaaGACCTCTTTTTTGTGCCACAGTTTCAATAGAAATCAACCAAACTAACtcagttttacaaaacaatgaaacattAATTAAATGGTGAATTTTGCAGGCAGTGACCCCCAGACCTCATTTTAAGAGCCACTGTAACAGTAAATGCCCAGCCGGAGCTGCAAAGCAAACAGTCCTTCATCCCAACCCCCAAACTTTCCTCCTATTAGTTTACACAATGGCCAGGACCTCGCTGTGGGGGAGAAATGAGTTACCCACCACTGCTTCTTCCATGCTCCCCCATGTCCTGCTGGGGTTAATCATCAGCCACAGCTGAGTCACCTTTGTTTTTCTGATGGCTGTATTAGAGCATCTTTTATCTGAACAACGGGCAGCGTCTCAATGTAATTGAAGCATTTGTTAACCATCGTCCTAGGGTTATCTGCTTAATTTTCACCAATGCAGAGAATTCCTTTCCTTGTGTAAttgtatactgtaaatgtgtgtgcgtggagAGATTTATTGCAATCTTGAACTCCCTACCTTTCCTAAGATAGCGGAATAAGACTTGCCCTTTGGTTTAGGTTGCACAGCACATATTTCAAAGGGTGTGGactaaaatgttatttgttgtctgttttacaGTCTCGTCTTCGGAAACAGGATGTAGGCCTAAAGACTCACTTGCAGCAGCTGGATCAACAGATCAATGAGTTGAAGCTGGATGTGAGCAAGGCCTCCACAGAGCAGTTGGAGAGTGACAGCAGGCCAAGTTCAGGTGTGTAGGCAAACATTTGCATTAACAGTCCTGCAGTTGTTCATATTTGGTGGATATCAAGCATCCACCAAAGCTTCCATCACACGATACAAGAAAATACTCATGCGCATAATTGTTCCTTCTCTCTCCAGGCTTCTATGAGCTCAGTGATGGCGGCTCTTGCTCACTGTCCAACTCCTGCACCTCTGTGTACAGCGAGTGCCTGTCATCATCCCAGACAAGCCTTCTCCTCCTTCCCACGAGCCCTGCTAATTCTCACATCAGCCCGCCAGCACACATAGACGTATGTCGCCGGCGTTCTGCTGACGAGAGCACTACCCAGCCCAACCCTCCGCGGGCCACAGGCTTCCACCTGGGCAGCAGCAGGATCCGAGCGAGCAGCGAAAAGGCACGACCAAGACCTGTGTCAACAGGTAACCAAATCTCTCAATCTTCAATTTAAAACTCTTGGCTTTAAGTCTGTTATGTTGTCATGGGGACCATGCAACTGTTGTTACAACATGTATTTTGCGTAATACCATGTTATTTTTCACTGGATGATGATTTGAAAGGTTAatctgtattttatgttgtatttgtgttaatCAGGTGATCTTGATAAGATGATGGCTCAAGGACCAATCTACTGCAAATCTGTTGATCCAAAGAAACCCTCAATGTGCTCAAACCTGAAGACCACCAAAGTGGACCCCAAGTTCCACAGCAACCTGGTGTCCCGCAGTGGGACGGAAGTGTACCACTACCCCAGCCCCCTGCACGCTGTGGCTCTCCAGAGCCCAATCTTTTTCCATGCTGGCGACCCGGCCAAACCTGGACTTCTAGAGGGACAAGGACCCCCTACGAACGGTGACACCCTCCAAAGAGCACAAATGGGCTATGAGACCAAGACTCTAGGTTACATTGACAAGCTCCTCCTGCGCAGCTTGAGCAAAATTCTGAGTGAAACGAGCACAGAGACTCTGCAGAAACAGAGCGACAATCACAGCAGGCCTACTACTGAACCTTTAACTGTGTTTTCTCACGGGTCTCAGAAAGAGGTGTCTGTGCTGCAGCCTCTTCCAGCCCAGACCACAAACATTATCCCACTTGATAGTGACCCAAAGAGACACTGCATGACATTCTCCAGCCAAGAGCAAACAGATAACGAAACCCACAATCAGTCAGTGAGAGCGCCGGAGGTTGCACACCTATACTCCTATCCTGCTGCCATGAGGGAGTACAGCTCTGATGAGGTCTCCAATTTATCCATGAGAAAGAATGATAAAGGTGAATATGCTAGTGTAGCAAAAAGCAATTCAAAGAATATATGTGGAAATCATCCAGAGTCAATGCCACAAGAAAGGAAGAGCAATAGGCAGAGATCGGGGATGGCCCACAGCTCCAGCACAGAAGAGAGTCAAAGCTTTGAGGTTCATGCTGGTCACAGAGCTTCCCCAGAGTTTGTTCATGCCAAATTTGTCCCTGCTGGATCTCAGAGGGTCAAAGTGAGACAAGCAGACCGTAAAACCAAAGCTGTGAAACTGAGAAGAAAAAGCAGCGAGAAACCTCGAGCAATGAGGCCGCAACATGGCTACTCCTCGGGGGAAAGGACCAGAGAGGCTAGTGGCGGAGCCAAGGGGGAACAGAGAAGATCGGTAAAAGGAAAAGTGACCCAGAAATGTACCACCTGTCACACAGAGGAGCGCAGACAGGGCTCAGGCTCAGACTCCAGCCACTGTAGCCCTGGACTCATGTACACGTACAAGGCCCATCCCAAGCCACATCCCATCCCTGTTGTTACAAAGTCAAGCAAAAGCCGCAGACTGCAATGCCTGGAGTATGAGCAGCCTGTAGagcagaggaaaagaagagagggGGCTGCCAAATGGCCCTCCGATGTGGAGATGTTCCAGGTCTCATGTGCTCAGCGTCAGAGGTCCAAAGAGCGCCATGTTCAGGCACCAGGGAGCATGCAGATGGTCCGCAGTATGAGTGCCAAGTCAGGCCAGTGGATAGAACCTCATCGCTCCTTccaatcctccatgtcctccaaCTCTTTCTTACAAAATCTGAATGCCAGATACCCTCCAGCAGCCTTCCACATGTCCAGCAACTACCCCCCCAGATGTGAGTCTGAGTACTCGGCTGAATGCGCCTCACTGTTTCACTCCACCATTGCTGAAAGCAGCGAGGGGGAGATGAGTGATAACACCACCAACCGCTTCGGAGACAGTGAGTCCAGCCAGAGCTTCCAGTCCTTCTCGGACTCTGACAGCAGCCTTTCCCTGGAAGAGGAGGACCAGGTGGACAGCCAAGAGGAGAGAGGGTTGGTGTGGGCTCAGGCTGCTCTGGGGCCCACCGCAGCTGGACAGCCCCTCCAGCAGCTCCCACGCCCCGAGCCATCAGCCTGCCGCATCAAAGCTTCCCGAGCCCTGAAGAAGAAGATTCGTCGATTCCAGCCGGCCTCCCTTAAGGTCATGACCCTTGTGTAGCAAAGTTCCCCCTGGGCAGAGTGTGAACTgtaggaaaaacacagagagttGTGGTCTTGGAGCTGCACACCCTTAATCATCACTTAACAGCAGCAATTAAACTGGGCTGCATTTGTTCACTGATTGTTttgttaaactaaaagaaaatggCAAGAATTTACAGTGGTTGAACctgaaactgtaaaaatggcccaTGGTACAAATGCAtgtttaacacatttattaCACTAACAAttcatttgtaaatatttatgCTGTTATTAAAGTTTATCATAGCATGTGGCTGTAAATGACCATTTcatggacatttttgtcatatAATTGTATGTatctgagaaataaaaacaatctttttacattttctattgtaAATAACTattcattttctcttcattttgcTCATTGATTATAACTATCCATACCTGTCTTATtagaataaacacatttgatatATATTGGGATGTAGTCTTCacttttatttcatctttagACAGCTAACGACATCATGGTCCATGAGCTGATTGACTAGCTCTGGTATTAATATCAGCCAACTTTTCTTCATTGGTAGTCATGTTTCCATGCAATTGTCAATCAAGATTTaagcaaacttttaaaatgttgcaaaacagaaaatgcgTATTAGAAGCGTTTCCATCAACTggtttaaagcaaaaaaaatagaCTAGACAAAGCGTAGTTTCGTCACAAGTTGACGTTACGCATGGCTGTAGATTGTAAATTAGTCAATATCcttgacattccacttccggaatttctccggtgccgcaggaaatttcgtcggatgcatgtattttacatttacttccgctttctttgtgttggaattttaaatattcgttggattcatgaggactattgttgactgctcctcagatctgaGCCGGGTTAACTGAGACAGGtagctagactatctctccAATCTGGGTTTTCTCTCATACGACgtgatgattctgattggtttaaagaaatgccattaaacgaGGTCACGTTTTCgtcccatccccgaatgcttTGTGGAGAAGCCAGCTCCTCCTTCCgggtgctttggaggagggtctggcaaagcgagactaattGCAAATCGGCTTGCTAAATCAAAGTGTTAAGAAGCTAATTTATTGAGTTAATTGGAGAGAGGTAGAATTGTATAAACTGGCCGCCTGTGCAGAATACGGGGTTGTGGCTGAGACATTTGGTGTCAGTGAGACAACCGTTCACCGCTGTGTGTATGCGGTGTGCAGGGCCAGACAATTCAAGCTGTTGAACCAATTAGTCAATTTACCCGACCTGGCTGAGGCGCAGCGCTATTCCACCACGCTCCTTGTGCCACAAGTGTAAGGCACCCTGGATGGGACCCATATCCCAATCCTTCCCACATCGAAAGGATACAGGGACTGAAGTTATGTGAGTTATATGGTTGCTACGTCACAACTTATTCGGCAAAGCTGTTTCCGTCTCCCATTTTGCGCATTAACTCTTTTTTTcgaaaaaggcaaaaaccaTCTTAAGCGAGTGCAAATTGgtggaagttttttttaattttgccatttcaatcaacattttctaatgcaaCACTAcaacattcacatacacatacattgaTGGAGACATGACTAGTGAGTACACAATGTTTGCAAAAGAAATCTCATTTGTAGACCCTCATTTTCTGGTGACTATTTGTcagacatgttgaaaaaaatctccACTTAATCCTCACAGACCTCCCGCTGTGGCCGACCAATTTAGCACAGATAGTGCTAACAGCTCCTTATCTGGTTTCCTGCCCAGCTGTTGGTTTGATAAGTCGCGTCTTCAACAATCAACCCAGacagttttgtttaattaaaggGTGTAACTTACCAGTCtcagacatttaaatgtaagtaaacACAGTTGCACTGAAGtattaaaacacacagtcacactccTACAATTCCACAAATAGACATTAAGATGATGGGTAGCAGAAGTTCAGGTTTCTATAAAGAGACctgtggttttaaaacagttggTGCATATGGCAAGGGGCACATGGGATTTAGAAGGAATGACAGATGATAAGAGGCTCCTCATTTCTGAGCTGTCAAGAGGAGCTTAAACAGTGGGCAGCTGCACAGAGTTGCCCAATAATCTCATTTCCAAAATCTGCCTCGGTATCTTTCCATTAAAATTCTTCCAAAGACGGGGTGAGCAGAAGGGCACTCGTGAAGGTAAGTCCAGTGACTGGCCTTCTACACATCCACACTCTCTCCCGTGGTCATACATAATAATCTTCGCTCCCATTAAAAAGCCACTGTGACCTTTAAGTTCTCAAAATAAGAAGCTTATAGGGCTGGCAGACATTTTCAGCATTTCATCAAATTTTACTTTGAAGTTTAGTTCCGTGCCAATTTAATCACTGTGGAGACCATTATTTTTAACACTCGTGGATCCTTCATTTAGTCGTTCTCTCTCCTTTAACTCGATATGTTCAGTTCGACATCAAACAAGAAAAGGCATCTTTCAGTAAAGGGCATGTGTTAATTCGGTTGCATTCTTTTCTCTATTCATCAAACACAATGCAGGTCTAAAGGGGACAAACCCTACACACAGCATTTTTAGTTTAGGAGAGTTGCTACAATTGAATCGACCTATTAGGATTTGTACGTATCCAGCTGACCTGTGTTCTCTCTGAAAGAGCGGTCGGTGGGATTAGTGCTGCTGTTTTCAACCTGGCTCAGAGGGAGCATGACAGGCGCTGGACTTGTCTTTGATGTTGAGTGTAGTGGGACCGTGTCGGCTCGACCGTGTGTGTTTGCTGACCCTTCCATCTGTAGAAGACACGTCTCCCCACAACAGAAAGGTCAGGGGCCTTTTTGTACGCTCGCTGTCTCTgaggttgtctttttttgtgttcaacATGTCTGTCATTCACTTCCTTTTGACTCATTGTTTGAGTCTGTTGTTAGAAGGTGAGTTCACATGTCCACTGCAAGTCCCCTGCTGAAGTTTGTTCTTTCAATAGAAATGCATTACTTTTTGCAGGATCACTACCTTAACAACCACATAATTGCATAAAGCTGATTCGGCAAGGGAATAAAACGTCTCTAGGGTTGAAATCGGAAGCGGCAAGTTGTGCAGCAGGTGTACAGTGCACAACCGCAAAAAGGATTTGGTCAGGATATTTTATAGGGTATTAAATTAAGTGCAGAGGGGAGGTTACTGAACCTCCTCCCTATGGATGGCTGTCAAGTCATACTGAAGGGCTACAGATGTCATGTGGGATCTCATTACACAGAAGTGCTCTGACTTTGAAATCACATAAACATGGGCGAACGGTCACGTCAAATCAACATCAAACATTTTCAGCCGACACCACACCTGCCGATAAAAGGTGTCAACTGAGATCTTTTAACCGTGACACAGACTCGACGATGACTTTTTCACATGGCTGGAGATCCACGAATACAGTTgtattttactttaacttttaccTTAGTCTGGATAGAAGAAgtgaaatgtaatgtagtgTATCCAAGCAGTAGAGTTAATGAAAGAGCatgcaaaatttaaaataattgattattgaCTTCACACTAACACACAGCTCTCCTCACATTTTCATTGTAAAGCTCTCTTCAGGTGAACATGCTTGTCAACGTCCAGTGAGATATAAATAGGTGGAAGCGTCATGCCAAACTACTCTGAGTACTAAGACAGGTAAACACTGAGGTAATTCAGAGAACACATGCCTCTGAGCCGCTTTGGACATTGATCTTATTTTACATCAGGTCACTGTACTCCTCTTTTCTTCAGCTAACGCGCATCTCATTTGATTGATTCCATTCAGTTCTCCATAGTCAAaagtaatctgaaaaaaaacatagatcaaaaaatgttaattagatCGATCAATGCCGTGGtgtctgtaaaacaaaaaaaaacgttgcaaAGAAAtgcaagaaagagaaaagggagtTGAAATAACAAAGGGTGTGCCGCAGACAGGTGTTAATTAAACTTTGACTTGCTTCACATTAGGTCTCAGTTAGAGAAGGGTTCTCTTCTTACGTGTGTATGAGTAATCCCAAAACCCAACACGCACCAGCCCTTCCCAGTCTGTCTCCAAGCTCAAAACACATAATACCCCATCAAGCCGTCTGTGTTTTCTCTATTCTTCATTGTCAATCTGTTGCAGCATGCCATACTCagatttttccatttccatAAGGAGAAACGCTGTTTATGTTGTAGTACAGTTTCTTGTCTGTGTATCTTTACTTTATACTCATAAATATTTTCCACTGGATGTTACTCAGGCTGTGTTGCTTCCCTGATGTGAAAACTAGAGAGAGGGTGCTGGGCCTTGGATATAAGATGTAGATTTACTATGTTGACAAGTGGGAGCTCAGAAACTCATTACCACCCCGATGAGAGGAGCTTTCCACTCCTACCCACAATGCATCCCTGGAAGCACAGAGGAGGTTATGCTTTTCCGGGTTGCTGTGAAGCAAGGATTATCTTTAGTTTGACATGTTAAATATCCGGCACCAAATCAGATATACTCAAGGAAACATACGAAGTTGAAGACAGATTCAGTTGTTGGAAAATTTGGCTAAAAACAGAATCCAAACAGCTACCACAGACTATTTTTGTGGACAGTAGATTCTACATTGCAAAGTGTATTGGGCATGAGACTGTGTTGCAGCCTGTTGTTGATAGTGAAACAACTGAAATCTACCCAGCTTCTCTGTGGCCCTTTGCATGGGGGATGGGCTCTATAGTGTGTGAGGTGGCTTTTGTCCCTTTGCTTACTGTACATATGAATGGGGATGGACCGGAATGTCCAACCTCATGAATGTCAATTGTCTGAAGCCTGAGTTAAGGAGCAGGCTTCTCTGGTTGTGTTGAAGAGGACAATAGAGATAGAGAACGACGGGATGAGATGGAAAACGAGGGAAACGAGCAGGAAGAGATGAGCACGATTAAAATAGCTGGGAGCTTTTAATACACTGTGCAGATCTTTTGTCTGATTCTTGCCTCACGAAGAGATGAGGAGCCAGAGGACAAGTGTGAAAGATCAAGAGCAATAGAGACAGAGCATGAAAATGAGACCAATGGAGAAGAAAGGTACAGGGAGATGCATGATGTTCAGCTTAGCTGGCCTTTCCTCAACCACCACCTGCCCCTCTTTAAGCACATCCTGTCATTTAATACCTAATCCCTTCATTCACTCCACTGTGTTTACTAACCATTGTCTCAACTCTCTTCAAGCTGTGGTCAAGAGGTGGTTCAAAAGTTCGCAGTGTATGGGGAGCACGCACTCACGGTGACAGAGGGCATTGTGAAGTAGTTCGCTCCTGCCAAGTAATTGTCTGAAACTGAGAGAAATCcctgtgcatgcatgtgaagGAGAGTTTGGCTTCTAGCTTTTGAGGCTAACATCAGTCAATTTATTTGACATGATCAAACCAATATCACTACAGTGCTCTTTAACATGCCATGTATTACCAATACATGCCATATAAAGACAGAGATATGAATTTTAATCCACTGGAGGATTTCTTATTCCTTTTGTAAATCCTAACATTAACAAGGCtgctcacaatgacaacacTAAACTAAAATGATGATGTTTAGTTCTGGACGATATGGCCATAATCTTCTGAAATAGGTCATTtagtcctcgtgttgtcttccccgtTGACCAtgatgcaactttttgtttttttgggtcaAAATGTTCcgaccaaaatgtgttttggtcatcttttcaacacttttttaaagcttCTTTCAATATTTTCCTGcgctgttttgacatttttttgaagcttttcccACTTTTGAATATTAcattcttgtcactttttgtccaagttttatgtcactttgtccaacatttttgttactttttccgatgtttttgactttttttccccacatttttcAACGTTCAATTATCAATTTTTCTTCCCgggctgtaaaattgaataaaacacccaaattcaacgAAAGTAAtaaactgatcatttctttAAGTTAAGAGTGTTTCAGTGAACCATCCACCCTGTTATTTTTACAATgatgttgaaagaaacccaaatttctgatatagaaacttatTTAAAtttgggtcagatttgacccgaggttTACAGGAGGGTTAATGTCTAGATAACAATAAACATTAAGACAAGGCATACTTTCTGGtagtttaattgaaaaaaattatatgaAATGTACATTGTCGACTTTGCAAAAGAATCCACGTACAGAAAGATATACGATAACATATATTTTTGACGATTTATGCCGTCATATCGCCCAGCCTTATTTTAGTAGGCcttttgttcatgttttcttGGTTTAGTGTTAACATTTGCTGAAAGGCAGTTGATACAaacacagctgaggctgatgaaAGTGCTAAATGAAAAGCCAGGGGATCATCCCAAAGGTAATGCATAGCTTGCATGCCTTTAAGTTTTCTTATCGTTGTGTAAGAAAAGTAGGGAGAGCAGAAAACCTGAGGCACACGTGCTCTCTCAACTAAAAACAGTTGAGCCACAAGATTAGACGAGTGGGATCTGAAACAATAACAGTGGTGGTCCAGTAATCCTCAAAATGTGTGAATTTACTCTCATTTGGCTGAAACATGTTGGTGCTACTTGAGTCTCAAAGTTGATAAAAACAGCCGTCGCTTACGAGAAGCTTTTGTGCTTGAGTAGGCAAAAATAATGACTCCGCAATCTTCCTGTAGCTAACTGGGATTCTAAGTGTGCCATTTTCAAAGGAAGGCATGACCTCATGAGGAACAGTGGCCAAGTTTATCTGTGAAGGAGTTTCAGATGAATACATGGTGTTTCCCCTTT
This portion of the Etheostoma cragini isolate CJK2018 chromosome 17, CSU_Ecrag_1.0, whole genome shotgun sequence genome encodes:
- the dact2 gene encoding dapper homolog 2 is translated as MAGMGQSKWFFLLIEDHHICEPGIDRSRVGERLQAALAGLQELHLLKDRQSDMVSWALRMDREEPAAAVHAGPETPRMMGAEEQRLEATLTTLKQQLSRLRKQDVGLKTHLQQLDQQINELKLDVSKASTEQLESDSRPSSGFYELSDGGSCSLSNSCTSVYSECLSSSQTSLLLLPTSPANSHISPPAHIDVCRRRSADESTTQPNPPRATGFHLGSSRIRASSEKARPRPVSTGDLDKMMAQGPIYCKSVDPKKPSMCSNLKTTKVDPKFHSNLVSRSGTEVYHYPSPLHAVALQSPIFFHAGDPAKPGLLEGQGPPTNGDTLQRAQMGYETKTLGYIDKLLLRSLSKILSETSTETLQKQSDNHSRPTTEPLTVFSHGSQKEVSVLQPLPAQTTNIIPLDSDPKRHCMTFSSQEQTDNETHNQSVRAPEVAHLYSYPAAMREYSSDEVSNLSMRKNDKGEYASVAKSNSKNICGNHPESMPQERKSNRQRSGMAHSSSTEESQSFEVHAGHRASPEFVHAKFVPAGSQRVKVRQADRKTKAVKLRRKSSEKPRAMRPQHGYSSGERTREASGGAKGEQRRSVKGKVTQKCTTCHTEERRQGSGSDSSHCSPGLMYTYKAHPKPHPIPVVTKSSKSRRLQCLEYEQPVEQRKRREGAAKWPSDVEMFQVSCAQRQRSKERHVQAPGSMQMVRSMSAKSGQWIEPHRSFQSSMSSNSFLQNLNARYPPAAFHMSSNYPPRCESEYSAECASLFHSTIAESSEGEMSDNTTNRFGDSESSQSFQSFSDSDSSLSLEEEDQVDSQEERGLVWAQAALGPTAAGQPLQQLPRPEPSACRIKASRALKKKIRRFQPASLKVMTLV